In the Bacteroidota bacterium genome, GAAAGCCGGAGAGAATGGTTGTTAAAATGTTTGAAGAAAATGGAAGAAGAAATTCTAATAATACCAAGAACCAGTTTTGGCAACAAGATAATAATCCTGTAGAACTATCAACCAATGAAAGGATGGAACAGCGACTTAATTATTTACACAATAATCCTGTAACTAAAAGACCAGTAAAGGCTACTACGTGATAAAAATAAAGATGATAATTAAGGTTTTTTTGAAACGGTTTTTAATGTTTTTGTTTTCATTAGGCTGTCTTGTTGCGATTGTTGCTTTTGAAAAGAAACATAGTTCTGAATTGAATTTAAAATCATTTTTTGGGTTGAATCTAATCGCTGCAAGCCCGATTTTAATATCTCATCTTGTACATGGTCTTCTTGTGATTTTTTAGCTACATCGTAACCGAATGCCACATACAACAAATTAACAAGCACAAAGAACATCATTAGTAAGGAAAACCCAACCTGAATTTTGTTTGTTTTTACGGTATTTATATTAGCATCAATGCCAGTTTGTTCCAATGTTGCGGTTCTTTCCTCATCCCGCAGCTGTCTGTTCCTATAATTAGCCCACCCTCCTATTCTTTTAACAACTGAATATTTATTTGTAAACTCATACTTATTGTTTGAGAAAGTATAAAGCCCCTGCCTAACAAATAACTTCAAAAGCCAATCAACAAAATTTTCATCTTCCAAAATATATCTTCTGAACGCATCATTTTCATCATTTGGGAAAATCTCTTTTGTAATACCGTAAAGAAACATTTCTGTTAGCTCATCTTCATTCATTTTTTGAAGACGGTCTTCCATTGCCTGATTGTAATCCTTTCTCATTATGAAGCACGTATTTCAGCAAATATATCAAAGTTTAATTTTCAACACGTCACTACCAGAAGTCGAAATTAATACGAAACAAAATCCCATCTATACAGGTCATCTGCTTTAATATCAAGGACAAATTCATCCCAGTAAAGTTCATCATGGTCTACTGCTACTTTTTTAAACTCTTCTATGTTCTGTAAAGGTTCAAATTTTTCATACTTAGGACTGAATACAAATCTCTCGAAGTCTAAATTCCGTTCTACATCGTTATCAAAGGTTATTCTTAGCTTGTAACCGTATAAATAACTCACTTTGACAACTCGGTGTTTAGGAAGCTTTTCAGTCCATCCAAAACCGATACAATTATTTATAAAAGCCTCTCTTCTAAGTATTCTTCCCATTCTATCCATATACTTTATATGCTCCTCTTTTTCCTTAATAAATTCAGCAGTTATCTTGGCACTTGGAGGATTCCATTTATCCCAATATGAGTTCATTAATTCGATACTTTCTGGACATCTTGTCGAAACTGTATAATGTGTTTTTGATTGTTTCATTTGAGAAATAGTTAACTACTTTAGTGCTTGATTATTCTGTCAAATATTAGATAAGTGGATAAAGTAAAAATAACCTTCTTTGGTGTTGGATGCAAAATTGCAATCGGAAAGTTTTCCACCGAGCAATGGGTGAAATTTCATAAGGCGGCAAAATCTTTGCTGCTCCTTTATCCGAAGCAATTTTCGATAGTGCATATTTTATTGAATTGGCTGACTGAAAATATAAGCGGTGGTTTGATGACGGAAGGTCCATCTCCCATTTTTTGCTCCAACCTGTTTTATTGCAATTTATTCTTATGAAAGTGCCATATTATCCGGGTATTTTATATAAAATTAAAACCGCTGAAAATCGCTTTTAATCAATTAAAAACAATTAGCTCCGCTTAAAAAAGCTTAATTCCTATTTTTCATATTCCTAAAGAGCAGCAATTAATTGGATTTTTTTTTATAAAATAAGTAATATGAATTTCCATATTACTTAATACTACCGGCATATAGTGTTATCAGTATTTCCCATATAATTTTTACGTACTGGATTTAAACCTGAAATTAAATATGCTATTTAGTTTATGCTTTGCATAAATTTAATTAACGATTTATATTGTTTTATTTTAGTTGATATCCCTTTAAAAAATTATCCATCCAGGATTATTTATCCTTAAATTTAAACCTGCACCTGAAACAATTCCTAAACTAATTGATTGGGTTCGTTCATAATTGTATTAAAAAAAAGAACACATCGGATTTCCATTAAAATTATACATTTACAGGCAACCGAATCAAATGCTTGCATTAACCTATTATTCGAAAGCCCTTTGTAAATTAAATCGCGCTACCAAAAATGGGAGTAAAGCACCACATAAACCAATTTTACTTTTATCCATTATTCAGACAATTGATGCAAGGGAGATTATTGAAAACAAAATAGAAATCACACCGGAGCTGGTTGCACGCTTCAAAGACAACTGGAATGTTTTAGTCAAGCAGGAGTTTTTCAAACCCAATTTTTCATTGCCTTTTTATCATCTGATCTCGGATAATTTCTGGCATTTAAAAACTTGGGTTGGAAAGGAAATTGCCCTTACAAATTCTTCTTCCATCAGAAGTTTTTCTCAGTTAAAAGATGTGCTTGCTTATGCTTATTTGGACGAGGCTCTATTTGTTTTATTGTTAAACAAAAAGAGCCGGGAATATCTTCACCATTTGATTTTGCAGAAGTATTTTAGTGCCGGTCATATAAATTATGACCAGTCTGGATTATTTAATCAAGTGGCTCAGGAAATTCTACATGATTCGGCAGGCGTTTATCAGAATAAGATAGAAAAAGCAAATGAGGAGGAGATTTTTGTGCGCGGTGGAGTCTTTAAAAAGCTTGTGCCTCAGATCTACAATTACACTTGCTGCATTAGCGGTA is a window encoding:
- a CDS encoding DUF2442 domain-containing protein, coding for MKQSKTHYTVSTRCPESIELMNSYWDKWNPPSAKITAEFIKEKEEHIKYMDRMGRILRREAFINNCIGFGWTEKLPKHRVVKVSYLYGYKLRITFDNDVERNLDFERFVFSPKYEKFEPLQNIEEFKKVAVDHDELYWDEFVLDIKADDLYRWDFVSY
- a CDS encoding HNH endonuclease codes for the protein MLALTYYSKALCKLNRATKNGSKAPHKPILLLSIIQTIDAREIIENKIEITPELVARFKDNWNVLVKQEFFKPNFSLPFYHLISDNFWHLKTWVGKEIALTNSSSIRSFSQLKDVLAYAYLDEALFVLLLNKKSREYLHHLILQKYFSAGHINYDQSGLFNQVAQEILHDSAGVYQNKIEKANEEEIFVRGGVFKKLVPQIYNYTCCISGMRIVSGYDIQMVDACHIKSFALSHNDTITNGIALCPNLHRAFDRD